A stretch of Zymoseptoria tritici IPO323 chromosome 1, whole genome shotgun sequence DNA encodes these proteins:
- the MgXBX1 gene encoding putative xylan 1,4-beta-Xylosidase (Beta-xylosidase, Glycosyl hydrolases family 43 (PF04616) seems to lack a signal peptide): MIPGYRPDPSCIAVDGFYYCISSTFNNFPGLPIYASRDLQNWRHVSNVIYKEEQVPEYDRTNTMQRGVFAPTLRHHNGTFYVIVTFMMRDGVDEPLQLIFNSTSPLEPGSWGMPVRFINKDIGFFDPDLFWDDDGQAYVICHVFDIVGDNIFPIDVTTGEYGPNTNLWNGTGGAWPEGPKTIRKDDYYYLVLAEGGTSFDHMVTIARSKEILGPYEPYENNPIQTNANTSQYFQSVGHADFFQDFDGNWWGVALSIRQGPPGYTDSFPMGRETVLYPVTWPESGWPEAEPVRGRMRGSLPAVSRDVPGPGPWIEAGDDYGFESDSLPLHFMHFRFPPKDMYSISGGSLTVNPSFFNLTGDQTFEPSDRLAYVGRRQTDTYFTYYVDMDFCPETEGEEAGVTVFANQWQHTDLGLVLLDGALRARLRTTAFGSNDSLSKEIVVGVPEHLVGQPVRLQIQAAVDTEFELSMGAAGGNSELVVIGTASGAVTSGGSAQFTGTTVGIFVTSNGGEGSTPATFTRWVYQGQGQKIDFNETVYPEQSGTET, encoded by the exons ATGATCCCAGGCTACCGGCCGGATCCCAGTTGCATAGCAGTTGATGGCTTCTACTACTGCATTTCGTCCACGTTCAACAACTTTCCCGGCCTTCCAATATACGCCAGCAGGGACCTCCAGAACTGGCGGCATGTCAGCAATGTCATCTACAAAGAGGAGCAAGTCCCCGAATACGACCGGACCAACACCATGCAGCGAGGAGTCTTCGCTCCGACTCTTAGACACCACAACGGCACTTTCTACGTCATCGTCACTTTCATGATGCGAGATGGCGTCGACGAGCCTCTGCAATTGATCTTCAACAGCACATCTCCGTTGGAACCAGGATCGTGGGGCATGCCGGTACGCTTTATCAACAAGGACATCGGCTTCTTCGATCCGGATCTCTTCTGGGATGATGATGGCCAAGCATATGTGATCTGTCATGTTTTTGACATTGTCGGGGATAACATCTTCCCCATCGATGTTACCACGGGCGAATACGGACCCAACACTAATCTGTGGAATGGCACCGGAGGGGCCTGGCCCGAAGGCCCTAAAACAATCCGCAAAGAtgactactactacctcgtcCTGGCCGAAGGTGGCACAAGTTTCGATCACATGGTGACAATTGCCCGCTCGAAGGAGATTTTGGGTCCTTACGAGCCGTACGAGAACAATCCGATCCAGACAAACGCAAACACGTCGCAGTACTTCCAGTCCGTCGGCCATGCCGACTTCTTTCAGGATTTTGACGGCAACTGGTGGGGGGTTGCTTTGTCGATCCGACAGGGTCCGCCAGGCTACACCGATTCCTTTCCCATGGGACGTGAGACTGTGCTGTATCCCGTCACTTGGCCGGAAAGTGGCTGGCCAGAGGCTGAGCCCGTTCGCGGTCGCATGCGCGGATCATTGCCTGCGGTGTCGCGCGATGTCCCTGGACCTGGGCCTTGGATCGAAGCAGGCGACGACTACGGCTTCGAGAGTGATTCTCTGCCGTTGCATTTCATGCACTTTCGATTTCCCCCTAAGGACATGTACTCGATTTCCGGAGGAAGCTTGACTGTCAACCCTTCATTCTTCAACCTCACAGGGGACCAGACATTTGAGCCGTCCGACCGCTTGGCGTATGTAGGCCGTCGCCAGACTGACACTTACTTCACTTACTACGTCGACATGGACTTCTGCCCGGAGACCGAGGGTGAGGAGGCGGGCGTCACTGTATTTGCCAATCAGTGGCAGCATACCGATCTGGGGCTTGTCTTGCTTGATGGAGCTCTTCGGGCGCGTCTTCGAACTACGGCTTTTGGTTCCAACGACTCGCTGAGTAAAGAGATTGTCGTCGGCGTTCCGGAGCATCTTGTCGGCCAGCCTGTTCGTCTGCAGATACAGGCGGCTGTAGACACGGAGTTCGAGCTCTCCATGGGCGCGGCAGGCGGAAATAGCGAGCTCGTGGTCATTGGTACCGCTTCGGGTGCTGTCACCAGTGGAGGAAGCGCGCAGTTTACTG GAACGACCGTGGGCATTTTCGTGACTTCTAATGGGGGTGAAGGCTCCACGCCGGCTACTTTCACTCGCTGGGTGTACCAAGGGCAAGGTCAGAAGATTGACTTCAACGAGACCGTGTACCCGGAGCAGTCTGGTACCGAAACATGA